CCCCCTCCGTCCATTAATGATCACAACAGAGTGTCTTTGTCAGAACCAGACCCAATGACCGTAATGGCATCTGCATTTCATAGAAAGAACACAATCCCTTTAACCACATCACCATCAGACTGCATCAGAGCATTGCTGAATTACATACACTGAATagccaaaagtttatggacacccaAAACTCATACCCGTATGTGGGTCACAGAGTTTGAAGCCACAATTGCCATTGTACATTGTAGCATTTTACTTTATTGGAATTAAGTGTCCcaaaacattttccagcatgacaaagccctTGTCTGACCTCAATAATGCTCTTGaggtcttcccagaagagtgaaggttattataacagcaagtcAGAAAAGAGATGCTGAAGAAGCTCACCCAGGTGTGATGGCTAGTTGTCCACAAATTTTATACCATATCCTTTCatgaaatatatacaatattttctttctcaggGTTACCATTCTATCTGATATGCAGTACTCAATTAAACTATAAAAGATACttagtcatttacatttacatttatggcatttagcatgagcccttgtccagagcaatgtacaaaagtgttttgagtctcaattaatgaataaatctacactggtatgctcgATTACAAACTTTAGATAAATCAGcctataacttttttttttttgtaaaattttttgTACAAAGCGAACCTGGAAAATGCTTTAGGAAGAGATAGGTCCACAGTCCATTGTAAAAACTTCTCAAAACTTTATGCCTGTGGTTAATTTAATCTGGTAATGTAGACTTAGCACCTATATAGTATCTTAGTACCTAAAtactgctgctgtaatcatatAGACTTTAACGCAAAATACTGTTTGACCGTGTAGTACATGATTGTGGAAAAGTGACGTATTATCCAAAGAACAGCTTTAACAGTCTACATATCACCACCTGAATTCTTCCAGAATGACGTCACATGCCCCAAACCTACCCCCTCCCCTGACTGGTAACCCGGGGCAACCTGGGCTTTTGTTTATTGTTGCTGAGTTGCTCCAAACTTCGTTGGACAGGAGTTGCGCTACTAACTATGCCTCCTAAAAAAGATGGAAAGCAAAAGGCTGAAAAAACAGCTACTCTTGGAGAGAATACTGCACAGGATAATGCCTTATCTGAGGGTGGTAAAGAGTTCTACCGGGCTCAAATACGAGACTTAGAGGAGCGACTGGAAAAGTAAGGACACCAGCTGGAGTTAAGGAGCTGACACTAGCAAAAACAGAGCCAATAGGACAGTAGAAACAGCTTATATGTATAAAGAGTTATTTTCTGAATGAGGACATTGTATATCCTAAGCAAGAAGTTTTTAGCCTGAAGCAATAGAGTTTTCTATAGTAAAAGTATGCAGACTTACCTGATTCTTCTGATTGGAGAAATCTGAAGACTGTTACTCACTATCCAAAACCCAGTATAAGAAATGCATGTATTAATATTCACTATCTATTGTGAATAAACCGATAAGATTAAAACTGCAGAAAATGCTGTTCGGTCATTCTTTGTCGGTGCGCACAGGGAAGTTGAAATGAAACCAAGACCTTAGATCTCAGTCTATGGCGAAGCATAATAATTAACCTGCTGCCACACCTCATACCAAAGAAAACTGACTCACGGTTGTAGTCATTCAGGAAATGCATCCAATGCAAACAAACACCTGGCTTAATCCTTTATCCTTCTCTTCAAAGGTATCAGCACAAGTGTGACGAGCTGGAGGTTCGCCAAAAGGATTTTTCTACTAGTTATAACAATGTAGTGAGAGAGAAGCAGGACATAGTGCTCTATTTGAAGCGCACCTTGTCCCAAAAAGAGGATGAGCTTGCTGATATTTCAGAGAAGTATCAGGAGCTCCAAGCAGCCAAAGATGCAGAGAAGGAGTCATTTGACAGGCAACTGAGTGTGCTTCGGAGTGAGTTTCAGGAGACCAGGGATAAGCTCATTTCTGAGAATATGGTCTTAGGTAAaaaacaccacaccaccacacattTAGATGGAAAGTACCTTTGAACAAATAGCACAAATAGATAAGTATGTCTGCTGGGTATCCAGCCTAGTTGTGCAGTTGTCTGGATAACAATAAGTATGATCTAAGATGAATATAATGTATAAGAGAATtatcattaagaaaaaaaattcaaccctCATTTTTTTCGATTGGCAGCAGGAAAACTTGCATCTCTTGAGGATTTCCAGATGCAAAAGGATGAAATTATGGGTCAGATGGAGTCTCTGAAAGAACAACTGGAGCACCAGAGACAAGATCATCAAAGTGTCATCTACAACCTGGAGAAAAAAGCTGTACTGGACAACTACAAGTCAGTGTCATGATGAATATGACgctttcagaaaagaaaaatcacaaattAAACTATTACAGTTATTTGCCAGATCTACTGCACAGTTCTCATTATATTGCATCTGGGTTTTGATTCTTAAACATATTGTCTCATCTTGCACAGATTAAAGAAAGAGATGCAGCAGCATATGGCTACTGTTGCTGCTGAGTTTCACAAAATCTCTGACAAAAAGATTCCAGAGACGACAAAGAGGGCCATCCGCGAGAATATGATAGCGATGACCCGACTCAGGCAGATTTCAGACACAACAAAAGAGCTGATGGAGGAAAATGATGCTctaaaagacaaagagaaacaACTCAAAAGAGAAATTGAGATCATTGAACCATTATTGAATGAAATGACCAGGAAAAGTCTTGCAAATCAAAAGGTTGCTTAAAACACATTCTCGATATTTTAAAGTAGGGTCAGAGATGTTGCAGAACAGTTTGTGTAATATCTGACAACTTTCCACATGTTTTGGCAGCTGTCAATTAATTACCTGCAAAGATAAAAACCTACCAAAGAACACTCAAAAACGCAAGAGCAGCAACATCCAACCAGTTGGATTTTGCTTTATGACACAAGGCATATTATTGAATCcttttttctgtacattttgaAAGTTTTGGGTTAGCATGAATGTTCTAGTCTGTGTGTGATTGGGACATATCTTTGGAAAGTTTGTCAAAAGCGCTGAATATAACTTTAgccatttatcatttattgaGAGTTCCTGCATTATAATGTCcaatattaaaatgaacaacAGGCTGATTAAATATCTGTGCTTTTTCATTTTGTCCTGGAAGGTGGTGCAGCAGCTGACAGAGAAATGTAAGCTAATGCATGTTGAACTTGAAGACTATGCCAGCCATAAACAAGAACACCAAAAGCTGGTGAACAATCACTCCACACTGCAGAAAGAACTCAATGCCCTCAGGTACGTTCGAATTCTaaatgagtaagtgaatgatTTTTTAGTTGATTTAGAATTATGCTAGTCACCCTGCTGTTGTTCCTTACCCAAAGTTGTTTATTTCCTAATCTTATGCTTATTGTCTTTAGTTtcaaacaaagattttttacatttcaatctTTAATAAGAACAGGAAATAGTtttatagaagaaaaaaatcaatgtcatcttttaaataattaagatGGCACAAAATCCCCTAAAGTGCTTCATGTTAAATTAGGTTCTGCATTGCAGACTCATCATTGTGTTATCTGTGGTGTTGTAGTATGTAGCACTGCTGTTTCATAGAATCAGTGTTCTGTGGACTTTATAATGAGCTCTGGATATTATCTGTTTTCTCCCACTTCTCAAAAACATGCCAGTTGGTTGAATGATCTGGAATAAATATCAGAGAACCTCTGCTCTTATATATCATTATCACATCAATGTTCAATGGTAATTGTAGTTGTCATATCTAAGGATTGGTTTGACTGATGTCTCAGACAGGATCATAAATCAGCTATGGACGAGCTCAATCAGACAAAAGTGGAAGCTGCAAGACTGAAAACAGAGCTTCAGGAGGAGAGGACACAGCGAGGATATGTTGATACAGTCCTCCAAGAGGCAGCGATGGCTTTAAAGGAAGCATTGAAAGTAGTAAATGTACAGACCATCATAGAATAATGAAACTGATTTATAAAAATTCACTGAGCAGAGTTTTACTTACTTGAGCTGTTACAGGAAGTGCCTAGAGAAGAGGTGTCAGAAGTGCAGACCTTTGCGATGAGGAATCAAATGATGCAGAAGCTGATGGCCATATTGGACAGTGCAGAAGCCATCAGCAAAGGAAGCAAACCTGCCCCCTCTCATTTTATCCCTACAAAAGAGGACCCTCATGAATCTATAACAGCAGGCATGGAGAGGTATATGCAAAAGTATTTAACCCCATTTAAAGTAATCAGATTCAGCTGGATTTCAAATGATACTTGAACAGAACAAATagtttaatgcaaaaaaaaggtcACAATTATGGCATTATTTTTCACAACCACCTTTTGGTGCTGTAAAATAGTTTCAAGTTTCTACCAGCTTTGCATAATCTGATTTCTACCCATCATCCTGTGAGATTTGTTCCAAGTTCCTTGGGTTGGTTGGATGTGATTTGTTGAGTGTGAAAAGGCTCTCTGGGTTGTCACTACTTTAAAAACCTTCTTTAAAAGCCAAGTAtccaacaaaatacattttcatatattatatatatatatatatatatatatatatatatatatatatatatatatatatatatatatatatatatatatataaagacaatATTTTTAATCACCTGATAGCACATATCACATAGCATCACATGATAACTGGTCTAATAACTAAGATTATATCATTATGTTACACGATGATACCATCTTTGCCAcattatttaacatattttgtatatttactaCAGAAAATCAGGCATACCTGCTCCAACAAAGGCTACTCTTCACTTCAGGACCCGAGACCACGGGTTCATCCATTGCCAAACACGCACAGATAACACTGTTATGTCCAAGAGAGTGACAGGTATGTGTGAACCCTccagtttaaaaatataattttcccACATAGTGAGAAATCATTATTGTCTTTAAAGAGTATTATATTAATATCAGATGATTATTTATTAACGAGGTCACTTATTT
This region of Silurus meridionalis isolate SWU-2019-XX chromosome 27, ASM1480568v1, whole genome shotgun sequence genomic DNA includes:
- the cfap157 gene encoding cilia- and flagella-associated protein 157 isoform X1; amino-acid sequence: MPPKKDGKQKAEKTATLGENTAQDNALSEGGKEFYRAQIRDLEERLEKYQHKCDELEVRQKDFSTSYNNVVREKQDIVLYLKRTLSQKEDELADISEKYQELQAAKDAEKESFDRQLSVLRSEFQETRDKLISENMVLAGKLASLEDFQMQKDEIMGQMESLKEQLEHQRQDHQSVIYNLEKKAVLDNYKLKKEMQQHMATVAAEFHKISDKKIPETTKRAIRENMIAMTRLRQISDTTKELMEENDALKDKEKQLKREIEIIEPLLNEMTRKSLANQKVVQQLTEKCKLMHVELEDYASHKQEHQKLVNNHSTLQKELNALRQDHKSAMDELNQTKVEAARLKTELQEERTQRGYVDTVLQEAAMALKEALKVVNEVPREEVSEVQTFAMRNQMMQKLMAILDSAEAISKGSKPAPSHFIPTKEDPHESITAGMERKSGIPAPTKATLHFRTRDHGFIHCQTRTDNTVMSKRVTGNRKLKKGMILQKPLAEKDTGPLQPDSVRGSQV
- the cfap157 gene encoding cilia- and flagella-associated protein 157 isoform X4; its protein translation is MTSLCSSERTGGGVYAARAQRYWYQHKCDELEVRQKDFSTSYNNVVREKQDIVLYLKRTLSQKEDELADISEKYQELQAAKDAEKESFDRQLSVLRSEFQETRDKLISENMVLAGKLASLEDFQMQKDEIMGQMESLKEQLEHQRQDHQSVIYNLEKKAVLDNYKLKKEMQQHMATVAAEFHKISDKKIPETTKRAIRENMIAMTRLRQISDTTKELMEENDALKDKEKQLKREIEIIEPLLNEMTRKSLANQKVVQQLTEKCKLMHVELEDYASHKQEHQKLVNNHSTLQKELNALRQDHKSAMDELNQTKVEAARLKTELQEERTQRGYVDTVLQEAAMALKEALKVVNEVPREEVSEVQTFAMRNQMMQKLMAILDSAEAISKGSKPAPSHFIPTKEDPHESITAGMERKSGIPAPTKATLHFRTRDHGFIHCQTRTDNTVMSKRVTGNRKLKKGMILQKPLAEKDTGPLQPDSVRGSQV
- the cfap157 gene encoding cilia- and flagella-associated protein 157 isoform X2; its protein translation is MPPKKDGKQKAEKTATLGENTAQDNALSEGGKEFYRAQIRDLEERLEKYQHKCDELEVRQKDFSTSYNNVVREKQDIVLYLKRTLSQKEDELADISEKYQELQAAKDAEKESFDRQLSVLRSEFQETRDKLISENMVLGKLASLEDFQMQKDEIMGQMESLKEQLEHQRQDHQSVIYNLEKKAVLDNYKLKKEMQQHMATVAAEFHKISDKKIPETTKRAIRENMIAMTRLRQISDTTKELMEENDALKDKEKQLKREIEIIEPLLNEMTRKSLANQKVVQQLTEKCKLMHVELEDYASHKQEHQKLVNNHSTLQKELNALRQDHKSAMDELNQTKVEAARLKTELQEERTQRGYVDTVLQEAAMALKEALKVVNEVPREEVSEVQTFAMRNQMMQKLMAILDSAEAISKGSKPAPSHFIPTKEDPHESITAGMERKSGIPAPTKATLHFRTRDHGFIHCQTRTDNTVMSKRVTGNRKLKKGMILQKPLAEKDTGPLQPDSVRGSQV
- the cfap157 gene encoding cilia- and flagella-associated protein 157 isoform X3 produces the protein MPPKKDGKQKAEKTATLGENTAQDNALSEGGKEFYRAQIRDLEERLEKYQHKCDELEVRQKDFSTSYNNVVREKQDIVLYLKRTLSQKEDELADISEKYQELQAAKDAEKESFDRQLSVLRSEFQETRDKLISENMVLAGKLASLEDFQMQKDEIMGQMESLKEQLEHQRQDHQSVIYNLEKKAVLDNYKLKKEMQQHMATVAAEFHKISDKKIPETTKRAIRENMIAMTRLRQISDTTKELMEENDALKDKEKQLKREIEIIEPLLNEMTRKSLANQKVVQQLTEKCKLMHVELEDYASHKQEHQKLVNNHSTLQKELNALRQDHKSAMDELNQTKVEAARLKTELQEERTQRGYVDTVLQEAAMALKEALKEVPREEVSEVQTFAMRNQMMQKLMAILDSAEAISKGSKPAPSHFIPTKEDPHESITAGMERKSGIPAPTKATLHFRTRDHGFIHCQTRTDNTVMSKRVTGNRKLKKGMILQKPLAEKDTGPLQPDSVRGSQV